The DNA sequence acttcaaagggggttttgtttgttgctgaatgtatagttgaattaaaggctagttccgcaaacgccaaccacctagaccagtcattttgtctcatgttagagtacattcgaaggaactgcccaagcgtttgctgagtacgttctaccgccccgtttgtcatggggtgaaaagcagaacttaaactcctttctgctcctagcatttccaagaatttttcccaaaattttgctgtgaattgtactcctctgtcactgactactctacttggacatccatgtaatttgtaaatatggtttatgtacaattcagctagtttctcagccgatggtagcttcgtcagtgctataaagtgggcctgtttagaaaacaggtctaatactgtccaaatataacgatgtcctttgctgactggcagttctcccacaaagtccatagctacacattcccaaggcctggtaggttccgctactgtctgtaacaatcccataggcttccctcctcccgatttatttctggcacaatcatcacattggacaacatgattctttatgtccttcctcattcctggccaccaacaatgttttgctattgcctttgttgttttggtaattcctgtatgaccagcgctctggttgttgtgaaaacgatgcagaatcttaatccttaatattgctgggatatacagtttcttgtttacaaaccaaaatccccccttctggtcccccttttctgcgttggacgcgatccattgatctcctttataagactgttttagttcattcccccagttatcttccccgccgagttcgacaaaagccgtgtcctccttttgggcttgtgctcttgtcctgacagctaagccccattgtttgtcagagaatattgtcccctcctttgctgtggttaggccttcgtgttgaggcatgcgtgaaagagcatctgccaagacattctgtttcccttgaaaaaactttaattggaaatcgaatctgctgaagtattgcgcccatctgatttgtttgggggacaattttctaggagactttaaatactggagattcttatggtcagaccaaatttcgaatgggattccgcttccttcgaggaagtgtcgccagcattctaaggcttttaatatggctaatgcctctttttcccatattggccaacttttttcagtttcgctgaacttccgtgacaaatatccacagggttttaagttcccattttgatccttttgcaatagcactgccccgtacgcacagtctgaggcatcgcaatggattatgaaagggctcctgatatcagggtgttttaggatgggtccttcagtgaagcattcttttaaggtctcgaatgccttttggcattctggcgtccaactcagtttggcgccgggagctttcacttttgctgtctcccctttcccttttgtttttaaaagttctgtaaggggtgcggttatttgtgcaaagccttttatgaagggtctgtaaaaatttgcaaaccccagaaatgattgtaattgcctccttgtttgaggcactccccattctttcacatctgctactttagctggatccatagctaacccttctggagacatccgatatcccagaaagtcaatttgagttttattaaattcacatttggacagttttgcgtacagctttgcttctcttagtctctgcaaaacttcccggaccaattttacgtgcttttccttatcttcagaaatgatcaagatatcatcaaggaatatgaacacccctctgtacaataacgggtgtagtatttcatttataagctgcataaagcagccgcttccattttttaacccgaaaggcaaaatttcgtattcaaaatggccgaatgcgcaggaaaatgcggttttccaagtatcctccggtttgatccttaatttatgatacgcttcaattaaatccagtttagtaaatatgctccctttcttcaatacggtaattaaatccttgactaagggcatagggtatttattgtccttggtaattgcgtttaaatttcgataatcaatgcacaatcttagggaattgtctttctttctcctaaataacactggagccccgagaggagaattagatggcttaatgaagcctcgagccaggtttttatcaatgtattttctcaattcctccttctcttgcacagacatgggatacacttttggttttggtaagtctgctcctggggttatttcaatccctacttctatatttcttttgggaggcaatttactggcctctttctgattgaaaacatccgcaaagtctctgtattcaggtggcaatagctgtgggtctatttcccctgcttcgtcttcctcgtcctcctcttctgcaattttgcttatctcccattgcatctgctgttctttaaatgctaagctttttcctctccaatctacttcaggatttgcttgttcgagccatggtatccccaatattacatggtatgtggcaataggggctatcacaaaggatattcttcctccccatttgcctattttgcatggaactccccgtaattcctttgtagatacttccccagcagcgactgatccatctagctgcgaaaatgcaattggggagtcaagtgccatctgctggcatttcagcgctcctgctaattctggggttataatgttcctagaacacccgcagtctacaaacgccttgcaggtggcccgattttctagccccgagaggcaaattggtactactatcatgcggttgtcccgactcaccaatctttccgaagattctgggacctgcacctcctcctccgcacgcctcccggttgctggcttgggctttggggcttttggcggctcccccttccgggcccagcattccgctgctcggtggcccgtcttcccacatacaaagcatcccggtttaggtttgttgtcgtctcctctggggggaatccccggcctccctccgggtctttcttgcttcctcgtttctcctcgacctctcgccaccggtctttgctggccgctgctgctcctgaagcgctttacttgtgccagggtagattcgacgcgccccgctagttgaatccatccctggagcgtctcggggtcgtctctgtgcgctgcccagctgaaaatctcggggcgtagtccctctttaaatagttccactttggttacttcagaccactccggtaccctttccgcgaggtggaggaattcctctgcgtactcgggcaccgttttgtccctctgttttattcctttcagctggtctcgagccctcaattgctctagccggtctctgaaccggttctccagtgcggcgaggaagcggggcactgacctcaggcatgggtcgcgtctggcatgcaattgcacataccagctggctgctcctcgctttagtgtgttgccgatggctcgaaccctgcttgcttcggagggaaatgtgtgtgcgttgtcttccatgtatcctctaatgctaattagaaaaaagttcagttcctctgattcccctccgtattccagcttgagatcttcccttctaggcatccattctgcagccctttgatattgtctgggcggcatggggaagggttgcatcaggtttcctcgggtggctccttggaacacgccgcgccccactccggtggtcattctgcgcggctcctggaagtctgccgccgctgttggctcttccgcccatccgcatactggcctagctgtagccccctcatctcgcctttcctcgtcgtacggcacatcctcctcctcttcctggaccccccgctcctctccgccttcgtctgcgaatccactggacccgatccctggccccagtggcctttccaccccgacgcccattcggggggttgggagctctgttggagacggcggcctcagggtccccagggctcgctgacgctccacttctcgcgccatgctgtcccggaactgcagctcctgccagtattcctcatctccctcgtcccttgccgccacggggctctgcgttgacgcccgctggcccctctggctccaatctccttctttgcttggttctctctcggcgccatatcggctggcctccttctggagattctcttccaataatggcaccaatctccccacggtttccgacagcctggataaattagtttccaggatggataaccgcagggccacggtctccggcatacttcctccagatccccaactggtttctgcagctgcagagacgcctcttccgagcctgggaattctctgggtcacgccgttcggcttggggtaccccgtagaggaagctatggcttgcagcgtctcttctctcttcggccgggccccttgcaaaggcctctctgcctcatttgggctttgatcttcttcctcgctcattatcacttcactgcgaattccgcaggagggtgagaaatgggattctcgactttaatgtcaggcttacttcaaaggaccagtctgaacgcagatcaaagatagctgctctcaaacacaatctttattgaagaatacatgactttggaaaagtcgagaatgacctaatgtttacatacatctaattttatcacttctgatgcaacgtaacatcacacgcaaatatcatcatcaaaccccaccttctggatcacatttccaccaaggtttctatcccccccacactacagcaattataattgtttatactttcacccctgagttcccaggctcattttatcttctcccgccaggtgctcgcatgtttatgttatgaagtcagattcagggcttggaaattcagccctgggatctggctgcatgacacccTCCTCTTGGCAATTATGACTGTTCTCAAAAGTCTGAATACCATGCTTTGGCTTCTGTTGTTTCTAAGGTTTTGACCTAATTCATGAGTAGGCAGACCTCATGTAGGGTCTACT is a window from the Anolis carolinensis isolate JA03-04 chromosome 3, rAnoCar3.1.pri, whole genome shotgun sequence genome containing:
- the LOC134297801 gene encoding uncharacterized protein LOC134297801, yielding MSEEEDQSPNEAERPLQGARPKREETLQAIASSTGYPKPNGVTQRIPRLGRGVSAAAETSWGSGGSMPETVALRLSILETNLSRLSETVGRLVPLLEENLQKEASRYGAEREPSKEGDWSQRGQRASTQSPVAARDEGDEEYWQELQFRDSMAREVERQRALGTLRPPSPTELPTPRMGVGVERPLGPGIGSSGFADEGGEERGVQEEEEDVPYDEERRDEGATARPVCGWAEEPTAAADFQEPRRMTTGVGRGVFQGATRGNLMQPFPMPPRQYQRAAEWMPRREDLKLEYGGESEELNFFLISIRGYMEDNAHTFPSEASRVRAIGNTLKRGAASWYVQLHARRDPCLRSVPRFLAALENRFRDRLEQLRARDQLKGIKQRDKTVPEYAEEFLHLAERVPEWSEVTKVELFKEGLRPEIFSWAAHRDDPETLQGWIQLAGRVESTLAQVKRFRSSSGQQRPVARGRGETRKQERPGGRPGIPPRGDDNKPKPGCFVCGKTGHRAAECWARKGEPPKAPKPKPATGRRAEEEVQVPESSERLDYGERRTEEEDEENGGAMSCSQIPGLNFQALNLTS